The nucleotide sequence TCCGGTTGCAGGTATTGTCACCCTGGTCCTGCTATTCATCGTGGTGATCGTGGGCTACAGCTCGATCTTCACGGTGCAGCAGACCGAACAGGCGCTCGTGGTCCGGCTTGGCCGGCCGGTCGACGTCATCTCCGTGCCGGGCCTGAACTTCAAGGCGCCGTTCATCGACACCGTCATCAGCATCGACAAGCGCATCCTCGATCTGGAAAACCCGTCGCAGGAAGTTATCGCTTCCGACCAGAAGCGGCTCGTCGTCGATGCCTTCGCGCGCTACCGGATCAAGAACCCGCTGCGCTTTTATCAGAGCATCGGTTCGATCCAGGCGGCCAACATCCAGCTCACCACGCTGTTGAACGCGGCGCTGCGCCGCGTGCTGGGCGAAGTCGCCTTCATCAATGTGGTGCGCGACGAACGCGAGAGCCTGATGACGCGCATCCGCGACCATCTCGACCGGGAGGCCGATCAGTACGGTATTCAGGTGGTCGACGTGCGTATCCGCCGCGCCGATCTGCCGGAGGCCAACAGCCAGGCGGTCTATCAGCGCATGCAGACCGAACGACAGCGCGAAGCGGCGGAGTTCCGCGCCCAGGGCGGCCAGAAGTCGCAGGAGATCCGCTCCAAGGCCGATCGCGAGGCGACCGTCATCGTTGCGGAGGCCAATTCGACCGCCGAGCAGACGCGCGGCGTGGGCGACGCCGAACGCAACCGCCTGTTCGCCGAGGCCTATGGCAGGGATCCGGAGTTCTTCGCCTTCTACCGTTCGATGTCGGCTTATGAAACCGGGCTCCGCTCCAACGACACCCGCTTCCTGCTGCGGCCCGACTCCGAGTTCTTCCGCTTCTTTGCCAATCCGTCCGGCCATCCGCCGGCGGCTGCGACACCGAAGCCGTAGAAGCCTTAAACGCCCGGCCGGGATTACACGCGTTACGGCGAAGCGGGGACCCTCTTCGCCGGCATAAAAGCAAAAGAGCGCTCAAATAGCGGGGGGTTGCCATCCGATGAGGTCCATAGCGTTTGCCGACTTCCTCATCGGTGTGGGCATCCTGTTTGTGCTCGAAGGTCTGATGTTCGCCGCCAGCCCGGCCTGGATGCGCCGGGCGATGAAGAGCGCGCTGGCAACGCCGGACAATATCCTGCGGATCGTCGGCATCGTCTCGGCGGTTGTGGGTCTGCTCCTGATCTGGTTCGTGCGGCGGTAGGCTTTCACCTTCGAATGCGCCCCGGAATAACCGCAATAAGCGGGTGCAAGTAGCTGTGGCGTCAACGCAATCGTGAGCCGCCCGGGGCCGGTTTTTCGCCCGAATATCAGGTGCAGATGCTTGCGCCTCGGACCCGTTCGGGCGCACTGTGGACCAAATTTCTCTCTTTGGAGACAAGCCGACATGACCGGACCCGCCTTGAGCCGCCGCCTGTGCCTGATGGGGATTGCGATCTCGCTCAGCGCCGCCAGCTTGCTGGCCCCGGTGCCGGCCGGCGCGCGCGGGCCGGACGGCATCGCCGACATCGCCGAGAAGGTGATTGATTCTGTCGTCAATATCTCGACCTCGCAAAGCGTGGAGGCCAAGGGCGGGCGGCAAGGAGGCGATGCCGCAATTGCCGCCGGGCTCGCCGTTCGAGGAATTCTTCGACGACTTCTTCAAGAACCGCCGTGGCGGTGCGCCCAAGGGCGGCGAGCGGGGCGAGATGCAGCCGCCGCGCAAGACCAACTCGCTCGGTTCCGGTTTCATCATCGATGCATCAGGCGTCGTCGTCACCAACAACCACGTCATCGCGGATGCCGACGAGATCAACGTGATCATGAACGACGGCACCAAGATCAAGGCCGAGCTGGTCGGCGTCGACAAGAAGACCGACATTGCGGTTCTGAAGTTCAAGCCGGTGAAGCCGCTGGTCGCCGTCAAGTTCGGCGATTCGGACAAGCTGCGGCTCGGCGAATGGGTGATCGCGATCGGCAACCCGTTCAGCCTCGGCGGCTCGGTTACGGCCGGCATCGTGTCGGCGCGCAACCGCGACATCAGCCAGGGACCGTACGACAACTACATCCAGACCGATGCCTCCATCAACCGCGGCAATTCCGGCGGACCGCTGTTCAACCTCGAAGGCGAGGTGGTCGGCGTCAACACGCTGATCATCTCGCCGACCGGTGGTTCGATCGGCCTCGGCTTTGCGGTGCCGTCGAAGACAGTGGCCGGCGTGGTCGATCAGCTCCGGCAGTTCGGCGAACTGCGCCGCGGCTGGCTCGGCGTGCGGATCCAGCAGGTCACCGACGAGATCGGCGAAAGCCTCAACATCAAGCCTGCCCGCGGCGCGCTGGTGGCCGGCGTCGACGACAAGGGGCCGGCCAAGCCCGCCGGCATCGAGCCCGGCGACGTCGTCGTCAAGTTCGACGGCAAGGACGTCAAGGATCCGAAGGATCTCTCGCGCGTCGTCGCCGATACCGCGGTCGGCAAGGAAGTCGACGTGGTCATCATCCGCAAGGGCAAAGAGGAAAGCCGCAAGGTCACGCTCGGCCGCCTCGAGGATACCGAAAAGGTGCAGCAGGCCGCCGTCAAGAGCAAGGAAGACCCCGTCGAAAAGCCGGTGACGCAAAAGGCGCTCGGCCTCGATCTCGCCGCGCTGAGCAAGGACCTGCGCACCAAGTACAAGATCAAGGACAGCGTCAAGGGCGTGATCGTCACCGGTGTCGATGGCAACTCCGACGCCGCTGAAAAGCGGCTCTCCGCCGGCGACGTCATCGTCGAGGTGGCGCAGGAAGCCGTCGCCAACGCGGCCGACATCAAGAAGCGCGTCGATCAGCTCAAGAAGGACGGCAAGAAGTCGGTGCTGCTGCTGGTGTCGAACGGCGAGGGCGAATTGCGCTTCGTCGCGCTGGGCGTGCAGTAGGACGTCAAGATCGACGTGGCTGTGCTGGCTGCTCCAGATGACGATGTCGTCCCTGCGAAAGCATGCGAAAGCAGGGACCCATACGCCGCGGCGGCAATTGTTTTGGAAGACGTCAGCCATCTGCTTTTGCCGATAGGACAACGCGGTATGGGTCGCTGCGTTCGCAGGGACGACGCAGAATATTATCCCTCCACAAACTCCTCGCGCCGATAGCCCTGCGCGTACAACAGCGCGGTGAGGTCGCCGTAGTCGATCCGCGCGGCGGCGGCAGCCGCAACCGCCGGCTTGGCGTGATAGGCGACGCCGAGGCCGGCCGCCTGGACCATGCCGAGATCGTTGGCGCCGTCGCCGGCCACCAGCGTGTCGATTTCGTCGAGGTCGAAGGATTCGCGAAGCTCGATCAGCGTGGCCAGCTTGGCGGCGCGGCCGAGGATCGGCTCGGCCACTTCGCCGGTGAACTTGCCGTCGCGAACCTTCAGCTCGTTGGCGCGGTTCTCCTGGAAGCCGATTTTCGCGGCGACCGCGTTGGTGAACAGCGTGAAGCCGCCCGAGATCAGGCAGGTATAAGCGCCGTTGGCGCGCATGGTCATGACCAGCTCCCGGCCTCCCGGCGTCGGGGTGATGCGCTTTGCCAGCACCTCGTCGACCACGCCGGCCGGCAGATCCTTCAAGAGCGCAACGCGCTCGCGCAGCGCCGGCTCGAATTCGATCTCGCCGCGCATTGCCCGCTCCGTGATGGCTGCGACATGTGCCTTCAGCCCGGCGAAATCGGCCAGCTCGTCGATGCATTCCTGACCGATCATGGTAGAATCCATGTCCGCCAGAAAAAGCTTCTTGCGCCTGGCCGCGACTGGCTGCACGACAATGTCGATCGGCAAGTCGCCGCGCGCCTGTTGCAGGCGGGTTTCGATCGCCTTGATGTCATCAGGGCTCTTGACCTGTTGGTCGAAGCGAATGTCGACCGCGACCTCGTCGAACAGCCATTGCGCCGTGCCCGGCGAGGGAAGAACGGCCAGCGCGCCGTCGACGATGGTGGTGTCGAGCGCCGGATTGGCCGGGTTGCAGATGAGGGTGGCGACAAGGGACATGCAGGCGTATCAGCTAGATTTGAGCAAGGCCGTGCTTATCGCAGGGCCGACCGCCAGCGGCAAGTCGGCCCTGGCGCTCGAACTGGCGCAAAAGGCCGGCGGAATCGTCATCAATACCGACTCCATGCAGGTCTATCGCGATCTCCGCATCATCACGGCGCGGCCGTCGGCGGAGGAGGAGGCCAGCGCGCCGCACCGGCTTTATGGCCATGTTGACGCCGCGGTGAATTTTTCGGCCGGCGCCTGGGTGGCGGACGCCGCAAAGGTATTGGCGGAGGCGCGGGCGGAACAACGCCTGCCGATCTTCATCGGCGGCTCCGGCCTGTACTTCAAGGCGTTGACGCGCGGCCTTTCCGCGGTGCCGCCGATTCCACCCGAGATACGCGACGCCGTTCGCGCCCGGCTGGACCGCGAGGGCGTCGAGGCGCTGCATGCCGAACTGGCGCGGCGCGATCCGGTGTCCGCCGAACGGCTGAAGCC is from Bradyrhizobium sp. AZCC 2176 and encodes:
- the hflC gene encoding protease modulator HflC gives rise to the protein MRSPVAGIVTLVLLFIVVIVGYSSIFTVQQTEQALVVRLGRPVDVISVPGLNFKAPFIDTVISIDKRILDLENPSQEVIASDQKRLVVDAFARYRIKNPLRFYQSIGSIQAANIQLTTLLNAALRRVLGEVAFINVVRDERESLMTRIRDHLDREADQYGIQVVDVRIRRADLPEANSQAVYQRMQTERQREAAEFRAQGGQKSQEIRSKADREATVIVAEANSTAEQTRGVGDAERNRLFAEAYGRDPEFFAFYRSMSAYETGLRSNDTRFLLRPDSEFFRFFANPSGHPPAAATPKP
- a CDS encoding DUF2065 domain-containing protein; its protein translation is MRSIAFADFLIGVGILFVLEGLMFAASPAWMRRAMKSALATPDNILRIVGIVSAVVGLLLIWFVRR
- the serB gene encoding phosphoserine phosphatase SerB, whose protein sequence is MSLVATLICNPANPALDTTIVDGALAVLPSPGTAQWLFDEVAVDIRFDQQVKSPDDIKAIETRLQQARGDLPIDIVVQPVAARRKKLFLADMDSTMIGQECIDELADFAGLKAHVAAITERAMRGEIEFEPALRERVALLKDLPAGVVDEVLAKRITPTPGGRELVMTMRANGAYTCLISGGFTLFTNAVAAKIGFQENRANELKVRDGKFTGEVAEPILGRAAKLATLIELRESFDLDEIDTLVAGDGANDLGMVQAAGLGVAYHAKPAVAAAAAARIDYGDLTALLYAQGYRREEFVEG